The proteins below are encoded in one region of Pseudophryne corroboree isolate aPseCor3 chromosome 8, aPseCor3.hap2, whole genome shotgun sequence:
- the MIA gene encoding melanoma-derived growth regulatory protein, which translates to MYRGLSCLVLCVLLGMVRGSRKMSKLADRKLCADEECSHPISMAVALSDYMPSDCRFIPVRRGQTMYIYSKLKGRGRLFWFGSVQGDEYGEYTAKLGYFPSSIVQEEHYLMPGKVEVKTDQWDFMCN; encoded by the exons ATGTATCGGGGGCTGTCATGTCTGGTTCTCTGCGTCCTGCTTGGAATGGTCAGAGGGAGCCGGAAGATGTCAAAGCTGGCGGACAGGAAGCTGTGTGCGGATGAGGAGTGCAGTC ATCCCATCTCTATGGCAGTGGCACTGTCTGACTACATGCCCTCTGACTGCCGCTTCATACCCGTCAGGCGGGGGCAAACAATGTACATTTACTCCAAGTTAAAGGGCCGCGGGCGACTCTTCTGGTTTGGCAGT GTGCAAGGAGATGAATATGGGGAGTATACAGCCAAGCTGGGTTATTTTCCCAGCTCCATTGTACAAGAAGAACACTATCTGATGCCAGGAAAAGTGGAGGTCAAAACAGAC